The region GCCGCGCGCCAGCCAGCTGTTGATCTCATCAGGTCCGAGCCGGGCGATGACCAGATTGGTAGCGGTGTTGTCACTGACAATCACCATCAGAGTCAGCAGGTCCAGCCAGCTTGGTTGCAGGCCAGCACCCAGTTCATAGAGAATCCCAGACCCCGGCACGCGGTCAGCCGCCTCCAGCGTGACGCGTTCACGGAGATTCAGCCGGCCCGTCTGCGCTTCTTGTAAGGCCTGGATCAGCAGAGGAACTTTGATGGTACTGGCTGCAGGAAAAGTCCGGGTGGCATTCAGGGCGTAGAGTTCGGTCCCGTCCAGGTCACAGATCCGCAGCCCGGTGTCACCAGCGAACCCACGCTGGCGCGCGCGGGCCAGAAACGCTTCTCTCACTCCGGCAGAACCAGACCAGCCAGGGCAGCAAAGGGGTGCGCGGTGCCAGCTGGGCGCAGCGTACAGAAGGGCGGGCCCCCTTCCGGCTCGACCCGGTGCATGCAGGCCGGGCATTCGGGGAAAGCCTGCTCGGTGTAGGCGAGGTCCGGCTCGGCGCTGGTCATGGACCATTCACGCCCGCAGCCCGCACGGAACGTGACCGGTTGCGGCGTACGCACCGGGGAACCGGAACGACCCTTCTTACTCAAGGTTGGCGATGCCCTCCCGGATGGCGTACAGCGCCGCCTGGGTGCGGTTGTTGAGCTGCAGTTTGGTGAAAATCTCCGAGAGACGGTTGCGCACGGTCTTCTCGCTGATGTCCAGTCTGAGAGCAATATCCTGGTTGGAAAAGCCCTGGGCCAGCAGCTTGAGAATCATGGTCTCACGCTCGTTGAGGTCCGCGTGTTTCTCGCTGGGCAGTTCCTCGCGCTTGTCACGGAAATCGTCGAGAACGTTCTGGGCCATGTCCGCGTCAAGCAGGGCCTCGCCCGCAGCGACCCGGGTAATCGCGTCGATCAGGGTGGCCGCGTCGGCGTCTTTGAGAATGTATCCGCGGGCTCCAGCCTTCACGGCCTCGAACACATAGCGGTCCTGGCGGTACATGGTGATCATGATCACCCGGGCATTCGGGTCGATTTCCAGGATGCTCTGGGTGGCCTTGACACCATCGAGCTCGGGCATCTGGATATCCATCAGGATCACGTCGGGGTGGGTATCCGCGGCGTAACGGATCGCTTCACGGCCATTGGAGGCCTCGCCGATCACGCGCATGCCCTCGGACTCCAGCAGGCTTCTGAGCCCCTGACGGAACAGGGCATGGTCATCGACAAGCAGCACTCGAATCATGCCCATAGTGTAGGCCTCCACGCGCAGACACAAGGCAACGATTCTGCCGATTGCCCTCACACAGGGGGCAAAGAGTTCAGTAAGCACTTAGCCGGTACACTGAGGCCCGTGATGACCTGGTTTGACGCGCTGCTCGTGACCCTCTGGGCCGTGGTTACGGCCCTCGGTGTGCGGCGCGGCCTCTCCGGCCTGAGCTGGGGACTGGGCGGCATTGTCGTGTGCTATCTGGCCAACAGCGTGAGCTCCTCGCCTGTGGTCTCGGTGCTGCTTGTGGCGGCGCTGGGCTTTGGAGGGGCTGTCGTGACCCGCCGCCTGATCCGCGCCCCAGTAGAAACGCCGTGGCATCTGGCCGCAGGCGCACTGGGCGGCTTTGTGCTGGGGGCGCTGCTGATCAGCACTGTGGCGCTGAGCTTTCCACTTGATGTCCGGGTGACGCCCAAGGGCCGTGTTGCGACGTACCCGTCGGTCAGCCTGCCCCCCGGAATCTATGACGCAGTGTCGCAGTCGCAGATCAAAAATGAGCTGTTGCGGGTATGGAAGGCCAGCCCGGCGCTGCGCACGCTGCTGATTCCTGATCAGGCCCGGCTGCGCTGACTGGCTGCTGCCGCGTTTGTTTCCGGGGTGCCGGGGTCCAGCCCCTGCGGGGCAGGCAATTCAGGCTGAGGATGCGGCTGGGTACGCTGACTGAGCACCGTCGCGACCACCACCAGGAGACCACCTGCCGCGCCTCTCAGACCGACCTTTTCCTGAATAAGCAGGAAACTGAAAAAGGTGGCCGTGACTGGCTCCAGGGCGTAGATCAGGCTGGCCTCGGCGGCGCTGACGGTGCGCTGCCCGATGGTTTGCAGCAGGGTGGTGACGGCGGTCGCCAGGACACCCAGATAGAGCAGCGGTGCCCAGGCAGACTCCGGAGGCCACAACTGCCCGGGTGCGCTGAGTCCGGCCCAGATCCAGGCAAGAACAGTCACCACCAGGACCTGTGCGAACGTGAACTGCAGCGGATGGTGACGCGTGGCCGTTCCCTCCAGCGCCACGATGAATCCGGCGTAGGTCACCGCGCAGGCCAGTGCCCAGGCGTCGCCCACCACCAGCGCGCCACCTTCCCAGGACAGCAGCCCGAGCCCGAACACGGCCAAGGGCAGGGCCACCCAGAGGCTCAATGGCATGCGTCGGCGCTGGGCAAAGGTCAGCCACACCGGGACCAGCACCACGCTCAGCGCAGTAAAGAAGGCAGCGCGGTTGGCGCTGGTGGTCTGCAGAGCCACCGTCTGGGTTCCGTATCCGG is a window of Deinococcus deserti VCD115 DNA encoding:
- a CDS encoding response regulator transcription factor is translated as MIRVLLVDDHALFRQGLRSLLESEGMRVIGEASNGREAIRYAADTHPDVILMDIQMPELDGVKATQSILEIDPNARVIMITMYRQDRYVFEAVKAGARGYILKDADAATLIDAITRVAAGEALLDADMAQNVLDDFRDKREELPSEKHADLNERETMILKLLAQGFSNQDIALRLDISEKTVRNRLSEIFTKLQLNNRTQAALYAIREGIANLE
- a CDS encoding DMT family transporter, with amino-acid sequence MTPHARGILLLVLVTALWGSTFAVVKELGEQLPPSVLIAWRFTLATVVLLPVLAVMARKAPTRSIPATGGFAGWKEGLARDGLILGAWLIAGYGTQTVALQTTSANRAAFFTALSVVLVPVWLTFAQRRRMPLSLWVALPLAVFGLGLLSWEGGALVVGDAWALACAVTYAGFIVALEGTATRHHPLQFTFAQVLVVTVLAWIWAGLSAPGQLWPPESAWAPLLYLGVLATAVTTLLQTIGQRTVSAAEASLIYALEPVTATFFSFLLIQEKVGLRGAAGGLLVVVATVLSQRTQPHPQPELPAPQGLDPGTPETNAAAASQRSRA